In Rattus rattus isolate New Zealand chromosome 9, Rrattus_CSIRO_v1, whole genome shotgun sequence, a genomic segment contains:
- the Mrpl45 gene encoding 39S ribosomal protein L45, mitochondrial, which translates to MAAPIPRGLSSLSRTLGWWSRQPILVTRSTAVVPVKSKSRFRPPTREPSYKTEKEFLEYARKAGLVIPQERLERPIHLACTAGIFDPYVPPEGDARMSSLSKEGLTQRTERLRKNVASQLAIRKIKEFDANFKTKDFPEKAKDIFIEAHLCLNNSDHDRLHTLVTEHCFPDMVWELKYKAVRWSFVESLEPAQVVHVRSSGLVNQSNMYGQVTVRLHTRQTLAIYDRFGRLMYGQEDVPKDVLEYVVFERHLMNPYGSWRMHAKIVPPWAPPKQPILKTLMIPGPQLKPWEEYEETQGAAHKPQLT; encoded by the exons ATGGCAGCCCCCATACCTCGGGGCTTGTCCTCCTTATCCAGGACTTTGGGATGGTGGTCACGGCAG CCCATTCTGGTGACTCGGTCCACAGCTGTAGTTCCAGTAAAATCCAAAAGCCGTTTCAGACCACCGACTCGTGAACCCAgctacaaaacagaaaaggagtttTTGGAATATGCCAGGAAAGCAGGATTGGTTATTCCACAGGAACGTTTGGAACGTCCTATACATTTGGCCTGTACAG ctGGTATATTTGATCCCTATGTTCCGCCGGAGGGGGATGCTCGAATGTCATCTCTTTCAAAGGAAGGACTGACACAGAGAACTGAGCGATTAAGAAAGAATGTGGCATCACAGTTGGC AATTCGAAAGATAAAGGAATTTGACGctaattttaaaaccaaagacTTCCCTGAAAAAGCTAAGGATATTTTTATCGAAGCTCACCTTTGTCTAAACAA ctcAGACCATGACCGGCTTCATACCTTGGTAACTGAGCACTGTTTTCCA gacATGGTCTGGGAGCTCAAGTACAAGGCTGTGCGCTGGAGCTTTGTGGAGTCTCTAGAGCCAGCCCAAGTGGTTCATGTCCGTTCTTCAGGTCTGGTGAACCAGAGCAACATGTACGGCCAGGTCACCGTGCGCCTGCACACTCGGCAG ACGTTGGCCATTTATGATCGGTTTGGCAGATTGATGTATGGGCAGGAAGATGTGCCCAAGGACGTCCTGGAATATGTGGTGTTTGAAAGGCACTTGATGAACCCGTATGGGAGCTGGAGAATGCATGCCAAGATTGTGCCCCCGTGGGCACCCCCTAAGCAACCAATCCTCAAG ACCTTGATGATTCCTGGTCCTCAGCTGAAACCGTGGGAGGAGTACGAAGAGACACAAGGGGCGGCCCATAAGCCTCAGCTAACCTGA